A segment of the Drosophila willistoni isolate 14030-0811.24 unplaced genomic scaffold, UCI_dwil_1.1 Seg37.1, whole genome shotgun sequence genome:
TAGCTGAACAAAACTCGCTCCATACTATTCGAGGGACTTGCTTATGATATCTCCAATACCACTCGCGGGCTTTTCctccaaataatatttgaatatgtttaCACACCCCAATAAAATCACTATCAAGAGTTTCCTCCGTTAGGGCTTTtactctataaataaattcttctacTCCTAGACCTTCCGTAGATCCGTCAAAACGTAAATTCCATTTCTGCAttacatttgcaatttttgcattttgaacaGTTGTAGGGCAGGGCGAACTTATCAGAGATCGGGTTTGGACCGTGTCTAATGGGACTTCTCGCTGGCCTAAATTCATAGGTAGCGACGATACTACACGAGAAACTGTTTGTTCTATCATATTTTGTATCACCGTATAATCGATCTCTCGATTAGGACGAGTATTATTACCACGATTTGGTCTTGCTCTTCGCTGATTAGGCATGGTTCTAGGTAGTTGCGGTTCTGGTTGATTACTACTGTGACTGGCATCTAAGCATGATGCTGGTGCTTCGCTAACTGATATAGCTGGTTCGTTGAGCTGTTCTGCTCTGTCTCTTGGGACTTGACTTAgctgttttgtaaaattacgAGTCCATGCTCGAGAAGTGCTGGGTGCCAATGACAAATGTTTTTCCTTCGCTTTTGGTGAACAGTTGCCTACTACGAGCTTTATACTAGACACATTTATCtcactctcacaaattgggcaatgcttttccttttctagtagagcttccaaacaggatttatgaaaaatgtgtttacAGGGAGTACAGAAACATGTTTGCGTGTTGTCCAAAACCAAggaacaaattttgcatatgttTTCTGCTGGAGTGTCCGTATTTGGGGGACTATGTTGAACTAGAGccattccttttttttttttttaaattatcttcCTAAGCGTGACATGACTGGGTACATGATTTGAAATCGTAACTAGCTAAATGAACCTAAAGAATATTggtaactttattatttttgttttgggctaTTGCATctacaaaattgtttcttttagtcaGGCTTCGGCCTTTTGAATATTCTGATCGGCAAGGCTATACTATCTGTATTACCAAGATCCAGACACCAGATTATTAAATCATCCGAGTCTTACTATAAAACAATATGTTCGTGTTCTCTTCGATTTCTTTAGACGTTCAGCTGTCGTAACATGATCTTAAATCCAATCAGTACTAATATCGAAACATCCAATATACAATAATCTAAATTGCTAAGAAAAGTTTGAACGACTTTACTAAACGAGTGCTAAATTATCGAGGACCTTAACTAAACGAGCAATTTGTGATACAGAGTATTGAAATTCTTGTTTACATTCATTCTTGCTTTTAACTTTGCGGCTGAATATTCCTAACAGAAACATCGGCTTCGCCAAGCAGACTTAAACCGTGCAGGTTCATTTATCCGCGTAAGTTAAACCATAATATAGTCTAACAAAATCgacgaaaaatttgaaacctcATGTTTTGATCTTAAGACTTTCCTGATATACTTGAACTCAACACTTTATATCACTTAGGGTAGAACTACATACTTCTAAGGTGGTCTGATGTCAAAATAACCACATGCTGTAACTTAAATAAACTTCTTGTCTATATCTAATATTGTCAAGGAGTTGAGTATGCTTTTATCCtgccccacgttgggcgccaaaaattttatgtaaccttcctattcggtttctcgttgcgcgccgtgaattttatataatcggtTCTCCGATCACAGCGACGATAAAGCTATGGATAACCAAAAGAAGGCGGTAGGTGAATTGCAGCAGGTCGAGATCCTCTGGTTCCGTAGCTCTTGCGGGGTGGGggggttgtttgctgaatctctacctttaattataaaatttaatttttattaggatctctactgaaactaactttaaatgaaaatagaaggACTGTcagaaaatacttacgaaAACAGCAGTAAAttcatgttaataaaaaaggcgaaagaaatgaaggtgtattcttttgttcacaagctagcggttactgaggtcaagatgtagatggaccttatcagctctataccctcccaaccatgaatctttattggcatttgtaaagattcccaaaaaaactgatagatatcaactcatgtacccatgtccttaggaaaattaattataaagcttaagcaatcatattcaaattcattataatttcagatagaagcatttcttgttgtacacaataaattttaaagaaatatttacagactAATCTTAAACAGCGGGTCTGGtatgactcaacattttgagattctgaacttgcagacttgcaaaacaatggaactcaaagttaattaaactattgaataagagggactaaaactagcagtataaaagagagcttactagttacacattattaattattgtagaagattatagaataaaaaaatatagaaggaatattaaatgaattcagttaacatttttttttgtaattattcatcttatttcaagttctcttttatcgttttttttttttgttttaaattatttaaagttattttaaattttcaagtcgcacaaattcactcattgcttttgattgctcttcaagtcaaacattatttacggaaatcaatttttttttttttaatttaactatctggttgatcgcaaaacgctgaaacagaaattacatcatcaagtcagagtatcaattgactaccatcctccatagttcgcaaaaacttggttgaaGGTCGCCGAATGGATACTACTTAATACACTAGGCACTTACCCCATAGTTTATTCGctgaaaggccttccatcgatgcactgtgggagggtgtttatatgatgatttctccttcgcgctttatgaccaccattaaattccgttcactcactttgcttttacatttactctattttacgttactctcgacttgaattatttagTATAACTTTAACGAgattttaattgattcaatatttgacttatttacattctttcttttttttttttttttgtttaacttgattaggaattacaatttaaaaataagatcagaaATGAAGATATCGGGACCTAAAGATTCCGTTCCAAAcgaggttaatttcaaaaaaaaaatttgtaggagctttcgaggtggtcacatggaatgcgctaaatagggcaacagcaagcagtatccagaatttggctaaaagacaaactttgtctgggtcagcaacgtcagaaggttaggtaggccactgcctttaaaaccttgccatacaaaaatccggttcaccgaaggttaggacacctttcgggaaaagagacactttggccgcaccgtaagccttaacttagaatcgttgtggcactgccggtgtttagttggcggtgtcttctcaatgtccgaatgccaattccagaaggcaacgacaaccgaaacttcggatgcacgtgctccggcaccagaaatgggtatttgaaaactcgccggttttccagaaaataatcttCCCAAACCGAAGCTATCACgaatattggccagaaaaagtaaggtttccaatctaggatatagagtaagatgcagatggcggcgaggtaaaaattttagttaacctacatacctgctatgatttataaccaaagatttggactacagtttttttctttttacacacttttctcctcagaattaaaaatgaaaatgaagcctaAAAAATGAAGCGCGTTGCCACCtcaagaaaaacgatagattatttatcgctatccccctattatgcgtttatcgatcgagcgataccaatatttttatttattgattgatcgctattggcaaagtggcgcgtaaagacgttaagtttaaaaatttgaaagtttaaactagcgcacgctacaAGATctcatttacatttttgcaaCTCTTTGGGTTACTCTGTCCCCGTCCCGGATTTcgagtgcgtgtgtgtatgtgtgttgtgttgtttATGTTTGCAGCGCAGACATAAAAAGTGCCAATCCCTTCAGTCTCTGGGGTGCTGTCTTAATATTGAATGTGTTGGCAGTTTTCACAAAAGtctttaaagaaattttggCTAGAAGAACTTCAAATagcaaattatgcaaaaaataataataaactttCATAAAAAACGTCCAACTTGAGGGTAGGGGGAAGAGAATTTCCTTGATTGTCTCAATGTGAAAACATTTTGTGCTAATTTCGAGTtaaaagggagagagagagtgagagtctTGTTGCGATTTGGGTCTAGGGCCTGCAGCAATTGTTTTGGGTTAGGCAACAagaaattagtttggcataTCAAAAAAGGGTTCTTTCACAATCTTTATCAGGTATTTGTTTATACAGCTGCATTCTTTTTTTAGTTGAGGActaattttattacattttgcctttgctttaAGCCAACGGCAATGTCAGTTCTTTTTCGGACCCTCTTTCACTTTtggattgttgttgctatttatACGAAATGGCTTTTAAAATAGGCAAATAAGTACTTTGTAAGtacattcttttttttttttcgaggactaattttattacattttgcCGTTGCTTTAAGCCAACGGCAATGTCAGTTCTTTTTCGGGCCCTCTTTCACtttttgattgttgttgctatttatACGAAATGGCTTTTAAAATAGGCAAATAAGTACTTTGTAagtaaattcttttttttttttgttttaagggAGGCGCCAGCCTGTTGGGTGCGGATGTGGTGGGCGTAACTGACTTGCCGCCCTTTTGGCAGACACTCGTAAAAATAAGTCAAGAAACTAGCGAATTTGGTCTCTTTTACTCAATATtcttctatctctctctcactctcattCTGTCTCTGTAATAACGATGCCATTCAAATGCTAAACAAAAAAGGCggcaaaaagttaaaaaacttttgttttgttttatttattatacgtatttggttgctgttgttgttgttgttgttgttgcagttgttttGGGTTATAAAATGAAACGAATGTAGACAAAACTTTGGCCCCGTTTTGAAAGTTGCACAAGCTATGCAGACAGAGACACGCCCTCAGCGATTCCGACAATTGGGTTAGAAATGGAGTTAAATATGTACAGTGGTAAATGTCTAATATAATTAGGCCTAACAGTTTTGCCACTTTGCATAGTGAAATCTTGGGTATAAGCCGGTTcatgtttatttttagttcCATATCATATCTTCAACGATAAAACTAGTTGCGAattacaactaaatgaagccAAAACAGATTGGCAAAGCTTAgaactatttttgttttcattttgtaacTACAGTCGTAATTTTTGACTGGCTAATACTTAgagtttaatgaaaatttaaaaaacatagaaataatttgtataatgGAAAATAAGGTTCAATATTTTTGACAGATTTTCTAACTGCATTGGTCCCACCGTTGCTGTCGAAAGCGACGCTGGAATGCGGCCggaaacaataaaaaactccgtctcacacacacacacagtcacatacaaacacacacacacacattgtgCCCTGCATAAAAAACTGCTTATTACGTCGTATAGTGAGTAGAGATTACGGTCTTTGTAggcggcaacggcaacggcaatcTGTGCGATCAGCTGATTGCAGCCTTCGGTGAAAAGACGTCTAAATCTGAGATGCGCCGTCAGTTCGAGAAACGCAAATGGCAACCTAGCGAAAGATTTGCCATATACATGGAGAATAAGCTAATGCTGGCTAATCAAGTCAACATCGACGACGAGGAGCTTTTGGATCAGGTCATCGAAGGCATCCCGGACAAAGGTCTGCGCACACAAGCGCGCATCCAATGCTTCACTAGTCCTAGACAAATGTTAAAGGCATTTGCTGGGGTGCACCTTGATGTCGCTGAGCAAACTACAAAGGACACAAACACCGGCACCAGACGTCATGAGTTACGTTGCCGCAACTGTAACATTAAAGGACATTTGTGGAAGGATTGCAACAAGACGATTAGAGCCCGTGGCTCATGTTATGTTTGCGGTTCAATGGAACACTGGGCAGCTAAATCGCCGGCCAAGACGCGCTATTCGACTAAGGACAACTTCCCAGAAACAGCTAAGAAGACCGAATCAGCCAGGAGCAGTGGCCCAAATGACGACGACTACCCAAGCAAAAGCCGCCTCCATACAACCcagcacaacaacaattatGTAAGAAGATTTAAGATAAATTTTGTAGACATTCCTTATCATTCCATTATTGTAGCGTGCCTCGTAGACTCGGGGAGTCCAATCTCTATAATTAAGAAGAAGTTCCTACCCGTCGAAGGGCAAATATCTTCAGTCGATACACCCTATCACGGCATTAATGAAAGCCAACTAATTGTTTTTGGAAAAACATTATGTTACAttatgaaaaattcaaataaaatttactttcACTTAGTTATTGTCTCCGACGAGTCTATGAGATGCGACGCTATTTTTGGAAGGGATTTTTTGGAAGCATGCGATATAAAATTAGATTTAGATTGTTTAAAGACTGCCATAGTAGAAGAACGTAAATGTTTAAGTAAAATCATCACAAGCGACTTGTCagcaacacaaaacaaaaataacgaTAATAAAAAAACAGGTGTTGAAAATTGTAATGGAAAAGAAGACGAAATTGTTAGTGAAATATCAGAAATGAAAGTCAAGAACATTTATGTAAAGGTAGATAAAACTGATGAAATGCTTAATGTATGTGAAGATGTTAATGTACACAAAGAAGTtaacgacaaattttctaatgAATATGAACATGTGAATGAAGAGTTTAAtaatgtaaatgaaaatgttacTCTTAATGAACAAGTAGTTAATGCAAAAGATGTGAATGAAAATATGTTTAATgataatgaaacaaaaattacaagaaAAGAAGTATTTAGTGcagacaaaaacacaaaaattgatCACAAACCACAAGATACACTAACAAACGAGACTTTCATAGGAGAAACCAGGAAACAATGAAGAGAAATTGTACTTGGTAGATGATTTTGACAAGAGCATGCTAAAGATTTGCCACATTAACGAAGACGATTTAGAATCAGAACACGTGATTAGTAAGGATATCGAGTATAAAACGCGTCGCCAATTTCAGCAATTAGTTAGAAACAAGTATATTGATGCCTATAGACCAGAAACACCAGATATCAAGTGCTCAATGAAGCTAAGCTTACAGAATTCTAAACCGTTTAGTTGTGCACCTAGGCGATTAGCATATACAGAGAAGGAAAAGCTACAACTTTTGCTGGATGAATACCTAAAAGAAGGAATTATTAGGCCAAGCGATTCTGAATACACGTCACCCATTGTGttagtaaagaaaaaaactgggGATATACGTTTATGCATAGACTTTagaaagttaaataaaattattgttAAAGACAATTACCCCCTACCACTAATTGACGACTTATTGGACAGACTAGTAAACAAACGGGTCTTTTCAAAATTAGATTTGAAGAACGGATATTTTCATGTCTTTGTTGACGAAGAGTCAGTCAAATACACATCCTTTATTACACCACTTGGACAATATGAGTTTTTAAGAATGCCAATGGGGATAAAAAACGCATCATATGTATTTCAAAGATTTATTAACCGAATTTTTGAAGATATGATTCGAAAAGGAGAAGTCCTCGTCTACATGGACGACATCATGATAGCTAGTGCGAATATAAAGGATCATATGCAAACGTTAGAAGAAGTATTTGAAAGATTAGTTTAGAACAAATTGAGGTTACGAATGGATAAGCATAAAGTACCTGGGCTACAAAATTACGGAGAATGGAATTAGTGCAGATGATAAGGGCTTAGATGCAGTTAAAAATTTCCCAGTACCAGACAAAATACATGCGGTTAAGAgtttcttaggattatgctcGTACTTTCGaagatttataaaagatttcTCAATAATAGCCAAGCCTTTATATGATTTAATGAAGAAAGATAAAGAGTTTAAATTTGGAAAGATTGAACTAGACTGTTTCTTAATGCTCAAACAAAAACTTATTGAGGCACCTGTATTGTCAATTTACGATCATAGAGACGAAACAGAACTGCATTGCGATGCAAGCGCTTTGGGTTTTGGCGCAGCCTTGTTACAGAAGAAAGCGGATAGCAAATGGCATccgatattttatttttccaaaagaacgAGCGAAGTTGAGTCAAAATATCATAGTTTCGAATTGGAAACGCTAGCAATTGTATATGCCTTGCGTAGATTCAGAATATATGTTCAAGGGAAacgtttcaaaattttaacaGACTGCAACTCCTTGACGCTTACTTTAAACAAAGTAGAATTAAACCCCAGAATAGCAAGATGGGCGCTCGAGCTCCAAGAATATGACTACGAACTAGTACATCGATTGGGAAATCAAATGCAGCATGTGGATGCTTTAAGTAGATGCGCCAATGTTATGGTAATAGAGCCCAACAGTATTGAGgataatttagttatttgcCAGGGGAAAGATCTAGAGCTGCAGGAAATTAAGAAAATGCTAGAGAATTCAGAGCACAAATGGTATGAGATGAGGAACGGGGTTGTTTATAGAAAAACGAATgataaaattcttttttatgtTCCTAAAGATATGGAGAATCATGTCCTATATAAGTACCACGATGAATTGGGTCACGTAGGTAGGGATAAAATGTTAGATGCAATAGGGAAGAGTTACTGGTTCCCAAATCTTAAAGATAAGGCGACAaaacatatacaaactgtTTACGATGCGTAGCTTTCTCTCCCAAATGCGGCAAAGGGGAAGGGTTTTGAACAGCATCCCAAAAGGGGACAAACCATTTGACTTagtccatattgaccattaCGGTCCGATTGAAGCAGGAAGagcaaagaaacatatattcgCAGTAGTGGACGGGTTTACAAAGTTCGTTAGACTATATACGACAAAGACAACGAGTACCAAAGAGGTGATAGAAGCATTAAAAACATATTTCAGGAGTTATAGTAGGccaaatgtatagtttccgaCAGGGGTAGTTGTTTCACTTCATCAGAATTCGAGACGTTTTTAGATAGTCAAGGTGTGCAACATGTAAAGATAGCGACAGGATCCCCGCAAGCCAACGGGCAAGTAGAAAGGCTAAACCAAAGTATGGGACCTATGATAGCAAAGTTAGCAGAACCAGACAAGGGAAATCATTGGGACACAGTTGTCGAGGATTTAGAACACGCACTGAACAACACCTTTCACAGAAGCATCAAGCAATACCCCAGCATAATGTTATTCGGAATAGCTCAAAGAGGAAACGTTATAGACGAATTTAGAGAAAAGATTGAAGAATTGGATAGTGCAGAAAGCCCAATAGACTTAGAAGAGATAAGAAGATTAGGAGCTTCACACATTCGTCGATCACAAGAATATAACGAAGGGCTCTACAACAGCAAAAGAACTTCAGCAAGAGAGTATAAAGAAGGCGACTATGTTATGGTTAAGAACTTTGACAGCACAGCAGTTATATCTCGTAAGCTTATCCCAAAAAGCAAGGGACCATAACATAAGTATATCTTATAATAGTGTATGTTAAATTTTAACCCTGAATTGTATAGCGTATATGAACAGTAAGATCAGGAGATCTTATATTGTGAGGACGGCCGAATTGTAGCaggctctctctctttctctctctgtgacCACTCTGGCATATTTCTCAGAGAGCGAACGATTATGAGATCTGCGAGAGTTATGAGAGAGAGCAAGCGTGGCAGTCTAAGCAAAACGGTTGAACAAGGCGGTCGTGTAATTAATTCTAAGTTCACCCATTGTGTACCTAACCTGAATAAGAACTGTGTTACTAAAAGAACATTCATATAAACCCTTAATTGAACTAAACTAATAAAGATACCTAAAGCTAAACTCCTAGTTGCATCCTATCATACACTTGAAATCAGAACTCTACTTCTATAATCTGAAAATCTTTTCTGTCTAatgaattaattataaaaatccAACTACAttaagtatttttttgttatgttcATAAGAtgcttaaaaaatgtactaagTTCAATTCAAAGAATTAATCTAAGCCGTGAGGTATTCGTAAGTTGGCAGAATCATTTCCAATGTGTCTGCCCAGAGTCATGTCTCGTACAGAAGGTCCTTTATTGTTGTCTTCCAGACTTACATTGCTTGAACGAAAATAATTGGCCTCTCTCCTGTGTGTGTGCTCAGTGGGGGATTTATTTTGAACACATTTATATGTTGTAGGTACTTATTGATTTTTCGGATGCATTCATGTCCATTTTATCAATGGCCAATCATTTGTCAAGCGCACCTGTTCAATGTATCGTTATttttgtctcctcttttttGGTTCAATTCTTTCTCTATTTATGTGTATCTATTATAATTGAGAGTCAATGAACCAAGCTAACCAAATGTACTTGCATTTGGGGCAACTAGCCAATTATTGTTTGCAATTTGAACACATCAAATGATGCAAATTATGGTCtttaaaatgcatttctgTCACTTTGAAGTGAGTAAAGGAAGGAAACCTTTCTCTTGCACAGATctcatttacatttttgcaaCTCTTTGGGTTACTCTGTCCCCGTCCCGGATTTcgagtgcgtgtgtgtatgtgtgttgtgttgtttATGTTTGCAGCACAGACATTTGCATACCAAGATATGAGAAGGAATGTCGTTTGCATAATAATTTAACGCATTACCTTCATCCAAACCCGACAGTTCCAACCGACGTCATGTCCGTCTCCTTTAATCTAATAGTTAAGCATAAGTAAGACTAATGGAGATGAGGTTGAGTTGCTTTACCCAAAAGGATTTACGCTTCTTGAGTTCGCTAACGAGGCTAAATTCTATGAGGTCAAGTTGTTGCACCCACATCCACGACAGTGCTGCTCTCTGCTATAGTTATAAAGCATACGACACGTATGCCAAGTGGCTTAAACGTTTTGAACacttaaaaatgttttgtggTTAATTAGTCTATGATGTGACAGAGATAGGACCTAGAGACAGGACAGACTCGTGTGTTAGCCAAATGTTTGTCACCTTTAATTGATTTGATAAGTTAACCAACTTtccaaaaaaatttacatattctGTCTCATATCTTTATCGAGAAAGTCCTGCAAGCTCTCGCTGTGAATTGAGCTgagggtttctttttttcccacTTTTGCACTCAGCATGAACTTTGCGGCTTTTAACGAGCCCCATAAAATCTTTGTCCTCAAGTTGCAAGCACTCGTTGCGTGTTGCAAGTGAAAACTTCCAATTGTTGTTTGATGTGGGTTGCGTCGTCGTGTGGTGCATTGTGCAAGAAGTTTTCCCCAATTTCGCCTTGtacgttttatttatttctaaattaaaaaaaggaaaagtgtctttcattcatttaattaatataaaaacgaaggtaaataaattattttaagtaAGCTTTCATTTGTCAAAGAATAAAATAATGAGAATAAATCTGTTATTCTGCTGCCAAACGGTAAACATTATTTCACATTCAAAGGCAAACTAGGTGATTTACAATGTCTCAGTCAGAGGCGACTGGTAAATAAAACATACAACTGCATAGGAACCAAAGGAGTTCAGCAGAAATTGTATAAAATCTATGTGTGCAAGGATTGGCATTAAGACACTAAGCTCACATCTCAGTCTCACATGGCTCGGTCGTAGGGCACTTCTCACATGAGTGCTAATTGAActgaattttaaatgaaagtaAACAAAACGAGAAGCCGCAAGTTTGAAGAAAGAAAGTGAGTTGACTTCTTTAGAGGGAATTGAGCTTCATTGGTGGTGTGAAAATTCTTAAGCCCCCAGTTCTTGTTTAGTTTTTCAACGAAATGGATCGAACATTTGCTGGCTTAGCTCTTTTGCTATGGTTTCTACTGTCTTCTGCTACGGCTTCCAGCAGTAACAGTAGCAATAGTCACCTGAAACGCTTTAGTAGATCGCTTATCTTTCCGCCCACCACACCGACACGTGTACAATTTATTGGCGGTATCGGTATACCTGTTATTGGTTTACATTTCGAATCAGTTACATCTGGCTATGTGTTGAAAGCAGAATACTTTCTGCCCACCAATTCACCAAAGATCACGCGCGTCTATCTCAAACCGATGACCGTATCGGTCAGAGAGAAGGAGACAAATGGAAATGAGCAGTTTGACTATGGTGCCATATATCGTTGGATTATTTATCGTGGCATTGAGATGATATTGGACAATATGGGACTACCCGGACGGAGTTGTTTGCTACGAGTGATTTGTGAACAT
Coding sequences within it:
- the LOC124461343 gene encoding uncharacterized protein LOC124461343, whose amino-acid sequence is MDRTFAGLALLLWFLLSSATASSSNSSNSHLKRFSRSLIFPPTTPTRVQFIGGIGIPVIGLHFESVTSGYVLKAEYFLPTNSPKITRVYLKPMTVSVREKETNGNEQFDYGAIYRWIIYRGIEMILDNMGLPGRSCLLRVICEHAAVPLSNESGLLGEILHITLTPSSSNDKLTHRMDGEYQESEHYGKRGGDCNAAYAKKCSKSPMDLISIIMKVNK